Proteins encoded together in one Quercus lobata isolate SW786 chromosome 3, ValleyOak3.0 Primary Assembly, whole genome shotgun sequence window:
- the LOC115979892 gene encoding pentatricopeptide repeat-containing protein At1g63330-like, whose translation MAVKLSPLAISKRIPKWVTLNAFISSVSCANTIEIFPENNQNPLNSSDYEQNVNFLRNKLAPDNLIRVLDNTSDLNSAVRMFKWAALQKRFHHTTDTYYWIILKLGLAGNVKEMEGFCQNMVKDRCPGVEEALVALINTFVRHGRPSEAIRVLVNMNLGGYKPSIDAFNAVLGAVVEEKREFQDVMFVYKEIVKAGIVPTVDSLNYLLQALFGTNKVESALDQFRRMNKKGCNPNSRTFEIVIKGLVEKNRVDEAVNVLGEMFEFGCQPDLSFYTCIIPLFCRENKPGEGIRLFGLMRASNFVPDSFVYKGLIRCLCENLLLDDALNIFKEMISSDTKPADNVYLDIVNGLCTLGKINEAIEFLEENDVSETSLHNILLEVCCSSGKFSVAKGLLEKMSEKNIANCDSWNFLIRWLCENEGIRKAFELLGKMIVSSFIPDCATYLALVIGNCKLNKHDDALKLFHEICAKCWILDSKSYSELINGLCQVERTLEAAEVFYYMSSNKFPLQSSSFDMLIKGICATAEVDQAIKLWQLAYYSGTSCNNGTYSTIMLELSKLDRAKDVLVVFSQMLIRGCSLDQEVYSFLIQSMSSLNRIKECVFYFNMMVNEGWVPDSKRLFDLLLCISNHSQLCVVSSAINKLISNSEILYPEIYNILINGFWKEGNKCEACRLLDLMLERGWVPDATTHGLLVGSIAREEADRGAYAHDDSTAQDAVCSILTEGLGNT comes from the coding sequence ATGGCTGTAAAGCTCTCACCTTTAGCAATTTCCAAGAGAATCCCCAAATGGGTCACTCTCAATGCATTCATTTCTTCAGTTTCATGTGCTAATACCATCGAAATTTTCCCTGAAAACAATCAAAATCCACTGAACTCATCTGACTATGAACAAAATGTTAACTTTTTAAGGAATAAGCTTGCCCCGGATAACTTAATCCGGGTTTTGGATAATACCAGTGATTTGAACTCAGCAGTGAGGATGTTCAAATGGGCTGCTCTCCAAAAAAGGTTCCACCATACCACTGATACGTATTATTGGATAATTCTGAAGCTGGGTTTGGCTGGAAATGTTAAGGAAATGGAAGGTTTTTGTCAGAATATGGTGAAAGATAGGTGTCCTGGTGTTGAGGAAGCTCTTGTGGCATTAATTAATACCTTTGTTAGGCATGGTAGGCCGAGTGAAGCTATTCGAGTTCTTGTTAATATGAACTTGGGTGGTTATAAGCCCTCTATAGATGCATTTAATGCTGTATTGGGTGCTGTTGTGGAGGAGAAGAGGGAATTTCAAGATGTGATGTTCGTTTATAAGGAAATAGTGAAAGCCGGAATTGTACCAACAGTTGATAGTTTGAATTATTTGTTGCAGGCTTTGTTTGGGACCAATAAGGTTGAGTCTGCTTTGGATCAGTTTAGAAGAATGAACAAGAAAGGATGCAATCCTAATAGCAGGACCTTTGAGATAGTCATAAAGGGTCTTGTTGAGAAAAACCGAGTGGATGAAGCTGTTAATGTTTTAGGTGAAATGTTTGAATTTGGGTGTCAGCCTGATTTGAGTTTTTATACCTGTATAATACCTTTATTTTGTAGGGAGAATAAACCAGGGGAGGGGATTAGGTTGTTTGGATTAATGAGAGCTTCTAACTTTGTTCCTGATTCATTTGTTTACAAGGGTCTAATACGGTGTTTGTGTGAGAACCTTTTGCTGGATGATGCATTGAACATTTTCAAAGAGATGATAAGTAGTGATACAAAGCCGGCTGATAATGTGTATTTGGATATAGTAAATGGATTGTGTACATTAGGGAAAATAAATGAAGCTATAGAGTTCTTGGAGGAGAATGATGTTTCTGAAACTTCTTTACACAATATATTGCTTGAAGTTTGTTGCAGTTCTGGTAAATTTTCAGTGGCAAAAGGCCTACTTGAGAAAATGTCTGAAAAGAACATAGCCAACTGTGattcttggaattttcttatCAGATGGCTTTGTGAGAATGAGGGTATCAGGAAGGCATTTGAACTTCTTGGAAAAATGATTGTTTCTTCATTTATTCCTGATTGTGCCACGTACTTGGCTCTAGTTATTGGCAACTGTAAATTGAACAAGCATGATGATGCTTTGAAGCTGTTTCATGAGATTTGTGCTAAATGCTGGATTTTGGATTCTAAATCTTATTCCGAGCTGATCAATGGCCTATGCCAGGTGGAAAGGACTCTAGAAGCTGCTGAAGTGTTTTATTATATGTCTAGTAATAAATTCCCTCTTCAGTCTTCCTCATTTGATATGTTGATCAAGGGTATTTGTGCCACGGCAGAAGTTGATCAAGCAATAAAGTTATGGCAGTTGGCTTACTATTCTGGCACTTCTTGTAATAATGGAACTTACAGTACAATTATGCTTGAGTTATCTAAATTAGACAGGGCAAAAGATGTGTTAGTAGTTTTCTCACAAATGCTGATACGGGGTTGCAGTCTTGATCAGGAAGTGTATAGCTTCCTCATACAAAGCATGAGTTCACTTAATCGTATAAAGGAGTGTGTCTTCTATTTTAACATGATGGTTAATGAGGGTTGGGTACCTGATTCTAAAAGACTATTTGATCTTCTTTTGTGTATATCCAACCATTCTCAATTGTGTGTGGTTTCAAGTgcgatcaataaacttatttctAATTCTGAAATTCTATATCCTGAAATTTACAACATTTTGATTAATGGCTTCTGGAAAGAGGGTAATAAATGTGAAGCTTGTCGCTTACTGGATTTGATGTTGGAAAGAGGTTGGGTCCCAGATGCTACTACTCATGGATTGTTGGTTGGATCTATTGCTAGAGAGGAAGCAGACAGGGGGGCATATGCCCATGATGATTCCACCGCGCAAGATGCTGTTTGTAGCATACTTACTGAGGGCTTAGGAAATACGTGA
- the LOC115981665 gene encoding uncharacterized protein LOC115981665: MNLSTPSNNPNTNRNPPSPKGQAECNNCGKASQSGGSHTDTHNHKWAQFHFHHVRLRGVDRLLCTSCVLRLHPSSFCPLCFDHFTPPNPPIHNHTPCSKCSSLTHTHCLPNTTTTNNPSSSYLCPPCSDPNFSFFQFQPHTATTRLDARSASVLLCAARIASASMAKAAAVARAEAERKVREAAAAKKRARDAMEHLAMVEAKAGRKDCCIENKIKDGVLSNGNLKSLESVVPKNNNNNNSCSNGVGGVFEERKLEVECRANNVNGVQSENGKENES, translated from the coding sequence ATGAACCTCTCCACACCCTCCAACAATCCCAACACAAATCGAAACCCACCATCACCAAAAGGCCAAGCAGAATGCAACAATTGCGGCAAAGCAAGCCAATCAGGCGGGTCCCACACCGACACCCACAACCACAAGTGGGCCCAATTCCATTTCCACCACGTCAGGCTCCGAGGCGTCGACCGTCTCCTCTGCACCTCCTGCGTCCTCCGCCTCCACCCTTCTTCCTTCTGCCCTCTCTGCTTTGACCACTTCACCCCTCCCAACCCCCCAATTCACAACCACACCCCTTGCTCCAAATGCTCCTCTCTCACCCACACTCACTGCCTccccaacaccaccaccaccaacaacccttcttcttcttaccTTTGTCCTCCTTGCTCTGACCCCAATTTCTCCTTCTTCCAATTCCAACCCCACACCGCCACCACCCGCCTCGACGCCCGCTCCGCCTCCGTCCTCCTCTGCGCCGCCCGCATTGCCTCCGCCTCGATGGCCAAGGCTGCTGCCGTGGCGCGTGCTGAGGCTGAGAGGAAGGTCCGCGAGGCTGCAGCTGCCAAGAAGCGCGCACGCGATGCCATGGAGCATCTAGCAATGGTGGAGGCTAAAGCAGGACGGAAGGACTGCTGCATTGAAAATAAGATTAAAGATGGGGTTTTGAGTAATGGGAATTTGAAGTCTTTGGAAAGCGTGGTTCCCaagaataataacaataacaatagtTGTAGTAATGGGGTTGGTGGGGTTTTCGAGGAGAGAAAATTGGAGGTTGAGTGTAGGGCAAATAATGTGAATGGGGTGCAGAGCGAAAATGGGAAGGAAAATGAGAGCTAG